Proteins from a genomic interval of Lolium perenne isolate Kyuss_39 chromosome 1, Kyuss_2.0, whole genome shotgun sequence:
- the LOC127321411 gene encoding uncharacterized protein isoform X1, whose protein sequence is MARNPGCAVYIGNLDEKVSERVLYDILIQVGRVVDLHIPRDKETSRPKGFAFAEYESEEIAQYAVRLFSGLVRLHNRTLKFAISGQDKLSSNGNVPVTPKMNPIPLPNPHQPMRSSDTPVSQNRVVNGRIAGYGVSPNQSYDFNSQASSGVAGRGLSDGTYEYSRRVFGSVLSDVSRRADRQPVPYPSY, encoded by the exons ATGGCCAGGAACCCGGGCTGCGCCGTCTACATAG GTAACTTGGATGAAAAGGTCTCGGAGAGGGTTTTGTATGATATTCTTATTCAGGTAGGTCGTGTAGTAGACTTGCACATACCTCGTGACAAGGAAACTAGTCGACCCAAAGGTTTTGCTTTTGCTGAGTACGAATCAGAGGAGATTGCCCAGTATGCTGTTAGGCTGTTTTCTGGCCTTGTTCGGCTTCACAATAGAACACTTAAATTTGCG ATCTCTGGGCAGGACAAGCTCTCTTCAAATGGCAATGTTCCTGTAACACCTAAAATGAACCCTATACCACTACCAAATCCACATCAACCAATGAGATCTAGTGATACTCCTGTGTCACAGAATAGAGTGGTGAACGGTAGGATTGCAGGCTATGGTGTTTCTCCAAATCAGTCTTATGATTTCAACTCTCAAG CATCAAGTGGGGTAGCAGGTAGAGGATTAAGTGATGGTACATATGAGTATAGTAGACGTGTATTTGGTTCTGTTCTCAGTGATGTTAGCCGTCGAGCTGACAGACAACCAGTTCCATACCCGTCCTACTAG
- the LOC127321411 gene encoding uncharacterized protein isoform X2, with amino-acid sequence MARNPGCAVYIGNLDEKVSERVLYDILIQVGRVVDLHIPRDKETSRPKGFAFAEYESEEIAQYAVRLFSGLVRLHNRTLKFAISGQDKLSSNGNVPVTPKMNPIPLPNPHQPMRSSDTPVSQNRVVNGRIAGYGVSPNQSYDFNSQASSGVAGRGLSDGTYEYSRRVFGSVLSDVSRRADRQPVPYPSY; translated from the exons ATGGCGAGGAACCCGGGCTGCGCCGTCTACATAG GTAACTTGGATGAAAAGGTCTCGGAGAGGGTTTTGTATGATATTCTTATTCAGGTAGGTCGTGTAGTAGACTTGCACATACCTCGTGACAAGGAAACTAGTCGACCCAAAGGTTTTGCTTTTGCTGAGTACGAATCAGAGGAGATTGCCCAGTATGCTGTTAGGCTGTTTTCTGGCCTTGTTCGGCTTCACAATAGAACACTTAAATTTGCG ATCTCTGGGCAGGACAAGCTCTCTTCAAATGGCAATGTTCCTGTAACACCTAAAATGAACCCTATACCACTACCAAATCCACATCAACCAATGAGATCTAGTGATACTCCTGTGTCACAGAATAGAGTGGTGAACGGTAGGATTGCAGGCTATGGTGTTTCTCCAAATCAGTCTTATGATTTCAACTCTCAAG CATCAAGTGGGGTAGCAGGTAGAGGATTAAGTGATGGTACATATGAGTATAGTAGACGTGTATTTGGTTCTGTTCTCAGTGATGTTAGCCGTCGAGCTGACAGACAACCAGTTCCATACCCGTCCTACTAG
- the LOC127321411 gene encoding uncharacterized protein isoform X3 — translation MARNPGCAVYIGNLDEKVSERVLYDILIQISGQDKLSSNGNVPVTPKMNPIPLPNPHQPMRSSDTPVSQNRVVNGRIAGYGVSPNQSYDFNSQASSGVAGRGLSDGTYEYSRRVFGSVLSDVSRRADRQPVPYPSY, via the exons ATGGCCAGGAACCCGGGCTGCGCCGTCTACATAG GTAACTTGGATGAAAAGGTCTCGGAGAGGGTTTTGTATGATATTCTTATTCAG ATCTCTGGGCAGGACAAGCTCTCTTCAAATGGCAATGTTCCTGTAACACCTAAAATGAACCCTATACCACTACCAAATCCACATCAACCAATGAGATCTAGTGATACTCCTGTGTCACAGAATAGAGTGGTGAACGGTAGGATTGCAGGCTATGGTGTTTCTCCAAATCAGTCTTATGATTTCAACTCTCAAG CATCAAGTGGGGTAGCAGGTAGAGGATTAAGTGATGGTACATATGAGTATAGTAGACGTGTATTTGGTTCTGTTCTCAGTGATGTTAGCCGTCGAGCTGACAGACAACCAGTTCCATACCCGTCCTACTAG